A window of the Lactuca sativa cultivar Salinas chromosome 5, Lsat_Salinas_v11, whole genome shotgun sequence genome harbors these coding sequences:
- the LOC111910354 gene encoding protein TIFY 10A, translating into MSTAKNYFSGNGRLPVEKSSFAKTCNRLSLFLKEKGNLTDLGINGNFDVIGKPERSSEATAMMTVDLLSKMESPIEKSTKTEEPMSHLPQYISLDTFLNKTGSTKPIESRTEQMTIFYKGQVLVFDCVSADKARDLMLAATSVSASHNNQSHNRLQLASTSDSFGSEHVLQGLQENGSELPIARRVSLHKFLEKRKDRATGRAPYQLHNPSSTAAAAASSNRKFDLNL; encoded by the exons ATGTCAACAGCTAAAAACTACTTTTCCGGCAACGGCAGGCTTCCGGTGGAGAAGTCTAGTTTTGCCAAGACTTGTAATCGACTGAGTCTGTTTCTGAAAGAGAAAGGCAATCTAACCGATCTTGGAATCAATGGAAATTTTGACGTCATAG GAAAACCAGAAAGATCTTCCGAGGCGACGGCGATGATGACTGTTGATTTGTTAAGCAAAATGGAAAGTCCGATTGAGAAATCCACAAAAACGGAGGAACCAATGAGTCATCTTCCTCAATATATTAGTTTGGATACCTTCTTAAACAAAACTGGTTCCACTAAACCGATCGAGTCAAGAACAGAGCAAATGACGATTTTCTATAAGGGACAAGTGTTGGTATTTGATTGTGTTTCGGCTGATAAAGCGAGAGATCTGATGTTAGCAGCCACTAGTGTTTCTGCTTCTCATAATAATCAAAGCCATAATCGTCTTCAATTGGCCTCAACTTCAGATTCTTTCGGATCAGAACATGTTCTTCAAGGATTACAAGAAAACGGATCAGAGTTGCCAATTGCGAGACGAGTATCACTTCACAAGTTCCTGGAGAAGAGAAAAGACAGAGCTACCGGAAGAGCGCCTTACCAATTACACAATCCGTCGTCGACGGCAGCGGCGGCTGCATCTTCAAATCGGAAATTTGACCTCAATTTGTAG